A stretch of Sulfitobacter sp. THAF37 DNA encodes these proteins:
- the cyoD gene encoding cytochrome o ubiquinol oxidase subunit IV codes for MSDPDYRREMRFYLAGFGLALTLTLVPFGLVYWELMQGRALAATIAVLAVAQIVVHLRFFLHIDLSSQKREDLQLILFTILLLGIMAFGTIWIMGNLATRM; via the coding sequence ATGAGCGATCCCGATTATCGCCGCGAAATGCGCTTTTACCTCGCCGGTTTCGGTCTCGCGCTGACCCTAACGCTGGTGCCCTTCGGGCTGGTTTATTGGGAACTGATGCAGGGCAGGGCACTGGCGGCGACCATTGCCGTGCTCGCCGTGGCCCAGATCGTGGTCCACTTGCGGTTCTTCCTGCATATCGACCTGTCCAGCCAGAAGCGTGAAGACCTGCAACTGATCCTGTTCACCATCCTGCTTCTGGGTATCATGGCGTTCGGGACGATCTGGATCATGGGCAACCTCGCAACGCGAATGTAG
- a CDS encoding cytochrome c oxidase subunit 3, translating into MTTSNLHPGPNLGDHHGEAHYGAEAIVFGFWVFLMSDLVIFGLVFASYLTVANQMGMAGGPGPAEAFDLRSVFVQTMILLTSSLTFGFATLAMRCNHGRAAIARWLAVSLLLGIGFLTLELRDFAHMIDVGAVPQRSGFWSAFWGLVPLHGVHVASGCLWIGVMLAQMAVLGMIPAVKTRILRLGLFWHFLDLIWVAIFSIVYLGGLMP; encoded by the coding sequence ATGACGACGTCGAACTTGCACCCCGGACCCAACCTCGGCGATCATCACGGCGAGGCGCACTACGGGGCCGAAGCCATCGTCTTCGGCTTCTGGGTCTTCCTGATGAGCGATCTGGTGATCTTCGGTCTGGTCTTCGCCTCCTATCTCACGGTTGCAAACCAGATGGGCATGGCGGGCGGCCCCGGACCTGCCGAAGCCTTCGACCTGCGCAGCGTCTTTGTCCAGACCATGATCCTGCTCACCAGCAGCCTGACCTTCGGGTTCGCCACCCTGGCGATGCGGTGCAATCACGGGCGGGCGGCGATTGCGCGCTGGTTGGCCGTTTCGCTCTTGCTGGGCATAGGGTTCCTCACGTTGGAACTGCGCGACTTTGCCCATATGATCGACGTGGGCGCGGTGCCCCAGCGCAGCGGTTTCTGGTCCGCATTCTGGGGGCTGGTGCCGCTACACGGGGTGCATGTCGCGTCGGGCTGTCTGTGGATCGGCGTGATGCTGGCGCAAATGGCGGTGCTAGGTATGATCCCGGCGGTCAAGACGCGCATTTTGCGGCTTGGCCTCTTCTGGCATTTCCTCGACCTCATCTGGGTCGCGATCTTCTCCATCGTCTATCTCGGAGGGCTGATGCCATGA
- a CDS encoding cbb3-type cytochrome c oxidase subunit I — protein sequence MTDTLFGRLDLSSLSLWHAIQTPTPSELIAAGAAMAVILGGFGVLALLTWFRLWGPLWRNWLTSVDHKRIGIMYCALALIMLARGVIEGVLMRSQQAFGLHGGFLTPEHFSQLFSTHGTIMIFFVAMPFIAGVINYVMPLQIGARDMAFPVMNQISLGLTATGAALVMISLVLGQFSTGGWANYPPYTGADFQPGPGPDYWIWSIVLAGIGTTLSGINFAVTIYKERAPGMQFLRMPIFCWTVICTSIIMVFALPPLTVAALMLAADRYLDFHFFTNDLGGNMMNYVNLFWLFGHPEVYLLVIPCYGIFSEVIPTFSGKRIYGYMSMVYATMSIAVLSFCVWLHHFFTMGQSANINAAFGIASMAIAVPTGVKTYNWLATLFRGRVRMTVPMIYAIGFFYLFVIGGLTGVMLANPVISYQVHNTLFLVAHFHNVIIPGVLFGLLAGYHFWFPKAFGFRLDERWGRAAACLWIAGFSFTFLPLYWLGLQGMPRRSATFSDPAFQPVMWLALFGAALILAALTCLAVQLWVSIRNRDHLAVPLGDPWNGRALEWSIPSPPPAYNFAVLPQVAARDDFAMAKADGRTFAEPDAYEDIEMPDNTAIGMIVCVCATLMGLALVFWIWWLAVLSFAVMLVALIGRTFRVVTTHVIPAAEIAAAHRAWLARVQAAPAVSRRDETRERNRGRAMLERPTTPEAAE from the coding sequence ATGACCGACACCCTATTTGGCCGCCTGGACCTGTCGTCCTTGTCCCTCTGGCATGCCATCCAGACCCCGACGCCCAGCGAGCTGATCGCGGCAGGGGCTGCGATGGCAGTCATACTGGGCGGGTTCGGGGTGCTGGCTCTGTTGACCTGGTTCCGGCTGTGGGGGCCGCTGTGGCGCAATTGGCTGACCAGCGTGGATCACAAGCGCATCGGGATCATGTATTGCGCGCTTGCGTTGATCATGCTGGCCCGCGGCGTCATCGAGGGTGTGCTGATGCGCAGCCAGCAGGCATTCGGCCTGCATGGCGGATTCCTGACGCCGGAGCACTTTTCCCAGCTCTTCAGCACCCATGGCACGATCATGATCTTCTTTGTGGCGATGCCCTTCATCGCCGGGGTGATCAACTATGTCATGCCATTGCAGATCGGCGCGCGGGACATGGCCTTTCCGGTGATGAACCAGATCAGCCTCGGGTTGACGGCGACAGGCGCGGCGCTGGTGATGATCAGCCTTGTGCTGGGCCAGTTCTCGACCGGGGGCTGGGCCAACTACCCGCCCTACACGGGCGCTGATTTCCAACCCGGCCCTGGGCCGGACTATTGGATCTGGTCCATCGTGCTGGCGGGGATCGGGACAACGCTGTCGGGGATCAACTTTGCCGTCACGATCTACAAGGAGCGGGCGCCGGGGATGCAGTTCCTGCGCATGCCGATCTTCTGCTGGACCGTGATCTGCACCTCTATCATCATGGTTTTCGCCCTGCCGCCATTGACCGTGGCCGCACTGATGCTGGCCGCCGACCGGTACCTCGACTTCCATTTCTTCACGAACGACCTTGGCGGCAACATGATGAACTACGTCAATCTATTCTGGCTGTTCGGCCATCCGGAGGTCTACCTGCTGGTCATCCCCTGCTACGGCATCTTTTCCGAGGTTATCCCGACATTTTCAGGCAAACGGATCTATGGCTACATGTCGATGGTCTATGCCACCATGTCGATCGCCGTGCTCAGCTTCTGCGTCTGGCTGCACCATTTCTTCACCATGGGGCAAAGCGCCAATATCAATGCCGCCTTCGGCATCGCGTCGATGGCCATCGCCGTGCCTACGGGCGTAAAGACCTACAATTGGCTGGCCACGCTCTTTCGCGGGCGGGTGCGTATGACGGTGCCGATGATTTATGCGATCGGGTTCTTCTACCTGTTCGTAATCGGCGGCCTGACCGGGGTGATGCTGGCCAACCCGGTGATCAGCTATCAGGTTCACAACACGCTGTTTCTGGTGGCGCATTTCCACAACGTGATCATTCCCGGCGTGCTTTTCGGGCTGCTGGCGGGCTATCATTTCTGGTTCCCCAAGGCATTCGGTTTCCGCCTGGATGAACGCTGGGGAAGGGCGGCGGCGTGTCTATGGATTGCGGGGTTCTCCTTTACCTTTCTGCCGCTTTACTGGCTGGGCCTGCAGGGCATGCCGCGCCGGTCGGCCACCTTCAGCGATCCGGCATTTCAGCCGGTCATGTGGCTGGCGCTGTTCGGCGCGGCGCTGATCCTCGCGGCGCTGACCTGTCTGGCGGTGCAGCTGTGGGTCAGTATCCGGAACCGCGACCATCTGGCCGTACCGCTGGGCGATCCGTGGAATGGCCGTGCGCTGGAATGGTCGATCCCGTCGCCGCCGCCGGCCTACAATTTCGCCGTGCTGCCGCAGGTCGCGGCGCGCGATGACTTCGCCATGGCCAAGGCGGACGGCCGCACCTTCGCTGAACCCGACGCATACGAAGACATCGAGATGCCCGACAACACCGCAATCGGGATGATCGTCTGCGTCTGCGCGACCCTGATGGGACTGGCGCTGGTGTTCTGGATTTGGTGGCTGGCTGTCCTGTCCTTTGCCGTGATGCTCGTCGCGCTGATCGGGCGCACCTTCCGGGTCGTCACCACACATGTCATCCCCGCGGCCGAAATTGCCGCCGCGCATCGCGCGTGGCTCGCCAGGGTTCAGGCCGCGCCAGCCGTGAGCCGGCGTGACGAAACCCGCGAGAGAAACCGAGGCCGCGCAATGCTGGAACGACCCACCACACCGGAGGCCGCGGAATGA